The genomic window CCATAATTCGATCTCAAGAAAATTACTGTTTGGCTTATCGCTGACGTTAATTTTCTCCCTAACTTCATTTGCTCAAGATGCTGCTGCTCCTGCGGCGCCTGAAGCTGCGGCTGCTGCTCCGGCTGCAGATGGCGGTGATCCAGTAAAAGGGAAGGAACTTTTTAATGCAAATTGCGCTGCATGTCACAAATTAGATGCTAAATCAACAGGGCCGGCTTTAAGGGGCGTTGCTGCTAAGCACGATAAAGCTTGGCTTTATAAGTGGGTGCATAACAGTTCTGACATGATTAAGTCAGGTGATCCTGTTGCTGTTAAACTTTTTGAGGAAAATAACAAGGCTGTTATGACTTCTTTTCCTCAATTATCAGAAGGAGATATTGATAATATTATAGCATATACTTCTGAAGAAAAACCTGCTGCTCCTGCTGGTACTGTTGCATTGCCAACTGGTGGTGCTCAAGCTGAAGGAAGCGGAATTTCAAATAACATTATATTAGGAGCTCTTGCTCTAGTAATGGCTATTTTGGTTGTAATGTTGTTCATGGTGAACAAGGTTTTAACTAAAGTTGCAAATAAAAATGGTATTGAGGTTGCTCCAAGAGAAGCTAGAACTCCAATTTGGAAAGCTTTTGTTAAAAACCAATTTTTAGTTTTGGTAACTTCTATATTTTTGCTTTTGGCAAGTGGTTATTTCGTTTACGGATACTTAATGCAGGTAGGTGTAGATCAGAATTATGAGCCAATTCAGCCAATTCACTATTCGCACAAAATTCACGCTGGTGATAACGAAATCAATTGTAAATATTGCCACTCTGCTGCTCGTGTAAGTAAAACAGCTGGTATTCCTTCGTTAAATGTTTGTATGAACTGTCATAAAAATATTTCTGAGGTTGCTGAAACGACTGCTACTCCTGAGTACAGTAAAGCTTTCTACGATGCGCAGATTCAAAAATTATATGATGCTGTTGGATGGGATAAGGCTAAACAGGCTTATACTGGAAAAACGCAGCCTGTAAAATGGGTTCGTATTCATAATCTTCCTGATTTTGTTTATTTCAATCACTCACAACA from Flavobacterium fluviale includes these protein-coding regions:
- a CDS encoding c-type cytochrome produces the protein MKKVGNHNSISRKLLFGLSLTLIFSLTSFAQDAAAPAAPEAAAAAPAADGGDPVKGKELFNANCAACHKLDAKSTGPALRGVAAKHDKAWLYKWVHNSSDMIKSGDPVAVKLFEENNKAVMTSFPQLSEGDIDNIIAYTSEEKPAAPAGTVALPTGGAQAEGSGISNNIILGALALVMAILVVMLFMVNKVLTKVANKNGIEVAPREARTPIWKAFVKNQFLVLVTSIFLLLASGYFVYGYLMQVGVDQNYEPIQPIHYSHKIHAGDNEINCKYCHSAARVSKTAGIPSLNVCMNCHKNISEVAETTATPEYSKAFYDAQIQKLYDAVGWDKAKQAYTGKTQPVKWVRIHNLPDFVYFNHSQHVSVAGIECQTCHGPVQEFEIMKQYSKLTMGWCVDCHRKTDVKMEGNAYYDKIHAELSKKYGVEKLTAAQMGGLECGKCHY